In one window of Vanrija pseudolonga chromosome 5, complete sequence DNA:
- the ARO8 gene encoding Aromatic/aminoadipate aminotransferase 1, with the protein MPHPTAPLPNAVDLSHHLSLLSRSRKPSPLKDIIKYMYQKGMISFAGGLPHPSVFPFHNIAVSAFPADTVIDPMAPQPPADSVDYAIQRDLTPSTAYALSQGLQYMPSTGMPKLLAFQRALTEKLWKPAYADWEVMGNTGSTAAWSMITQLLLERGDFILTESMIYSTSQSVFIPMGIKAVPIHSDGEGMRADALEEALANWDESKGRRPRVMYLVPVGQNPLGTTMQLERRKEIYEVAVKYDVIIIEDDPYTMLEFPEYKAGQPSTGPDPAVDVDAFLARKSPSFLTIDYQGRVIRMDTFSKVLAPGSRLGWFTMNKMFCERMLRTSEVQTNGPSGFSQVIVGQLLEEWGLDGFLKWEVNMCEQYRVRRDWMLDAIYNEFDVVPAEETDVEGAIGQVAYPKGQAHTGPALMSFLPPVGGMFIWIKAYWRTHPKYAAFAEGRQTPENDFEEVFWKTLIAHDVLLTPGWYHDPYQGDDVHTVEEAGAGHYRLSFSFEPKEVMDEGVRRMAKVFVDEWAPGTN; encoded by the exons atgccccaccccaccgcaCCCCTCCCGAATGCAGTCGACCTGAGCCACCACCTGTCGCtgctctcgcgctcgcgcaagCCCAGCCCGCTCAAGGACATCATTAAGTACATGTACCAGAAGGGCATGATCTCGTTTGCTGGCGgcctcccccacccctccGTGTTCCCCTTCCACAACATTGCCGTCTCGGCCTTCCCGGCCGACACGGTCATTGACCCGATggcgccccagccgccggccGACAGCGTCGACTATGCGATCCAGCGCGACCTcaccccgtcgacggcgtaCGCGCTCTCCCAGGGCCTCCAGTACATGCCCTCCACGGGCATGCCCAAGCTGCTCGCGTtccagcgcgcgctgaccGAGAAGCTGTGGAAGCCGGCCTACGCCGACTGGGAGGTCATGGGCAacacgggctcgacggcggcctggaGCATGATCACGCAactgctgctcgagcgcggcgacttTATCCTCACCGAGAGCATGATCTACTCGACGTCCCAGTCCGTCTTCATCCCCATGGGCATCAAGGCCGTCCCGATCCactcggacggcgagggtatgcgcgccgacgcgctcgaggaggcaTTGGCCAACTGGGACGAGTCGAAGgggcgccgcccgcgcgtcATGTACCTCGTGCCCGTGGGCCAGAACCCTCTCGGCACGACGATGCAGCTTGAGCGCAGGAAGGAGATCTACGAGGTGGCCGTCAAGTACG ACGTCATCATTATCGAGGACGACCCGTACACGATGCTCGAGTTCCCCGAGTACAAGGCCGGCCAGCCGTCGACTGGacccgaccccgccgtcgacgtcgacgcatTCCTCGCTCGCAAGTCGCCGTCGTTCCTCACCATCGACTACCAGGGCCGTGTGATCCGCATGGACACGTTCTCCAAGGTGCTGGCGCCGGGCAGCCGTCTCGGCTGGTTCACCATGAACAAGATGTTCTGCGAGCGCATGCTCCGCACGTCCGAGGTGCAGACCAACGGCCCGTCGGGCTTCTCTCAGGTCATTGTCGGCCAGTTGCTCGAGGAGTGGGGTCTCGACGGCTTCCTCAAGTGGGAGGTCAACATGTGCGAGCAGTaccgcgtgcgccgcgactggatg CTCGACGCCATTTACAACGAGTTTGACGTCGTGCCCGCCGAGGAGACAGACGTCGAGGGCGCTATCGGCCAGGTGGCCTACCCCAAGGGGCAGGCGCACACTGGCCCAGCGCTCATGAGCTTCCTGCCCCCCGTGGGCGGCATGTTCATCTGGATCAAGGCGTACTGGCGCACGCACCCCAAGTACGCTGCGTTCGCCGAGGGCCGCCAGACGCCCGAGAACGACTTTGAGGAGGTGTTCTGGAAGACACTCATCGCACAcgacgtcctcctcaccccAGGATGGTACCACGACCCGTACCAGGGCGATGACGTGCACACGGttgaggaggccggcgccggccacTACCGCTTGTCCTTCTCGTTCGAGCCCAAGGAGGTCATggacgagggcgtgcgcCGCATGGCCAAGGTGTTTGTCGACGAGTGGGCCCCGGGCACCAACTAG
- the MJ1443 gene encoding UPF0132 membrane protein has product MNFSPSDDPPNESSGARAKGKGKKPWFTRGDSGAYSNSYQAGGSSSDPTAAAQAYGNDPEDADIYGYGGNGAGSSSYSGGGGLGGAEEGRINAWESRFGWRIDAMAAAAYLGGPITAVLFLIIETHNDYVRFHAYQSALLTTPIVIFLLLTNLLLPLPAFLKTLIILGGIGVTLYTAYRAWKDAQDGLNRYWLPYIGEIAERWSLSPRLLVLLALGIIGLVYLVFSRSSSTSPHRTTSKFLVPPDKFIPVDSGRPSWLPAPLAPKRAGMRVPNAVHYVYGLKEPKNGRTEELPYYAYLAMRSALLNLKPEKIYLWVHACSGRDELTKRSHYKHQPRGPWWDLIRPHLTLVETHPPSSIFGNKIEHFAHQADLVRLWAMKYSGGIYLDIDMFIIRSFDELLYYPTTLGMESATDEKRSLYDPEGLCNAVIISEPGAAFIDRWLASYETFNADDWAGHSVRKPWQLARQHPDDLQVLNSRAFFWPMWYGDEIKKTFENDDFDFRKSGQFAYHAWESLAMKYLSKLSPEGIRKEDNSFHRLVRPFIGPDDDKIYREWKHGHRY; this is encoded by the exons ATGAACTTTTCTCCTT CCGACGACCCGCCCAACGAGTCctccggcgcgcgcgcaaagggcaagggcaagaagccATGGTTCACTCG CGGCGACTCGGGAGCCTACTCCAACTCGTACCAGGCGGGCGGGTCCAGCTCTGACCCGACCGCTGCGGCCCAGGCCTACGGCAACGACCCCGAGGATGCAGACATCTACGGGTACggtggcaacggcgccgggtcgtcgtcgtacagcggtggtggcggtctcggcggcgccgaggagggccgcaTCAACGCCTGGGAGAGCAGGTTTGGGTGGAGGATTGACGCGATGGCCGCTGCGGCATACCTCGGCGGTCCTATCACTG CGGTTCTCTTCCTCATCATCGAGACACATAACGACTACGTCCGCTTCCATG CGTACCAGTCGGCACTGCTCACCACCCCGATCgtcatcttcctcctcctgACCAACCTCCTGCTCCCACTCCCCGCCTTCCTCAAGACGctcatcatcctcggcggcattgGCGTGACGCTTTACACGGCATACCGCGCGTGGAAGGACGCACAGGACGGCCTCAACCGGTACTGGCTGCCATACATTGGCGAGATTGCAGAGCGCTGG AGCCTCTCACCGCGCCTCCTCGttctcctcgcgctgggcATCATCGGCCTAGTCTACCTCGTCTTCTCCAGGTCATCATCTACATCACCGCACCGAACAACCTCCAAGTTCCTCGTCCCCCCAGACAAGTTCATCCCCGTCGACTCTGGCCGCCCGTCGTGGCTGCCcgcgccgttggcgccgaAGCGCGCGGGTATGCGCGTCCCGAATGCCGTGCACTACGTCTACGGCCTCAAGGAGCCCAAGAACGGCAGGACAGAAGAGCTGCCGTACTACGCGTACCTCGCCATGCGGAGCGCACTGCTCAACCTCAAGCCAGAGAAGATCTACTTGTGGGTCCACGCCTGCAGTGGCAGAGACGAGCTCACGAAGCGCAGCCATTACAAGCACCAGCCCCGGGGGCCGTGGTGGGACCTCATCCGCCCACACTTGACGCTGGTGGAGACCCACCCCCCGTCGTCCATCTTTGGCAACAAGATCGAGCACTTTGCGCACCAGGCCGATCTGGTGCGTCTTTGGGCGATGAAGTACTCTGGTGGCATCTACCTCGACATTGACATGTTTAT TATCCGCTCgttcgacgagctgctcTACTATCCCACCACGCTGGGTATGGAGTCTGCGACGGACGAGAAGCGGTCGCTGTATGACCCCGAGGGGCTATGC AACGCTGTTATCATTTCCGAGCCTGGCGCAGCCTTCATCGACCGCTGGCTCGCGTCGTACGAGACGTTCAATGCCGACGACTGGGCCGGGCACTCTGTCCGCAAGCCATGG CAACTGGCCCGCCAGCACCCCGACGACCTGCAGGTGCTCAACTCGCGCGCCTTCTTCTGGCCCATGTGGTACGGcgacgagatcaagaagACGTTTGAGAACGACGACTTTGATTTTCGAAAGTCGGGCCAGTTTGCCTACCATGCGTGGGAGAGCCTCGCGATGAAGTACCTGTCCAAGCTGAGCCCCGAGGGGATCCGCAAAGAAGACAACAGCTTCCACCGCCTCGTCCGGCC GTTCATcgggcccgacgacgacaagatcTACCGCGAGTGGAAGCACGGACACCGATACTGA
- the ATP23 gene encoding Mitochondrial inner membrane protease ATP23 has translation MSAQAGPSTASASTTPAEAGATPAFERWRKSLANFTGMGLTPEERADRDARAEQGKLAKDWDRCEKMKLDLMESSPMIVFMLKHLKLAGCEFPASSMQCHPCDETRAGGFSPDYGILLCQNRFMNKKHMEDTLAHEMIHAFDHCRFKVDWNNLRHHACTEIRAANLSGDCRFSREFQRGNYAFSKQHQVCVKRRAVLSVQAHPACKTPEQAEQAVNEVWESCFKDTMPFDEIY, from the exons ATGTCAGCGCAGGCAGGGCCCAGCACAGCAAGCGCATCAACAACGCcagccgaggcgggcgcAACGCCCGCGTTCGAGCGGTGGCGCAAGTCGCTCGCCAACTTCACCGGCATGGGCCTCACCCCCGAGGAGCGGGCGGACCGGGACGCACGGGCAGAGCAGGGCAAGCTCGCAAAGGACTGGGACCGGTGCGAGAAGATGAAGCTGGATCTCATGGAGTCGA GCCCGATGATCGTGTTCATGCTCAAGCACCTCAAGCTCGCGGGCTGCGAGTTCCCGGCCAGCTCGATGCAGTGCCACCCTTGTGACGAGACGCGTGCGGGTGGCTTCTCGCCCGACTATGGAATCCTCCTCTGCCAGAACCGCTTCATGAACAAGAAGCACATGGAGgacacgctcgcgcacgAGATGATCCACGCGTTTGACCACTGCCGGTTCAAGGTGGACTGGAACAACCTGCGGCATCACGCATGCAccgag ATCCGCGCGGCCAACCTGTCCGGCGACTGTCGCTTCTCGCGAGAGTTCCAGCGGGGAAACTATGCCTTCTCCAAGCAGCACCAGGTGTGCgtcaagcgccgcgccgtgctgtCGGTGCAGGCTCACCCGGCGTGCAAGACGCctgagcaggccgagcaggcaGTCAACGAGGTGTGGGAGAGCTGTTTCAAGGACACGATGCCGTTTGacgag ATTTACTAG